Proteins encoded by one window of Salvia splendens isolate huo1 chromosome 14, SspV2, whole genome shotgun sequence:
- the LOC121765429 gene encoding ankyrin repeat-containing protein At5g02620-like → MEEAKAQKQIKKQLTAKRDDSALHSAAREGNLEVVVEIINGCGGDGEELSELLSKQNQSGETALYAAAECGHVELVEEMIKYYDAGFATLKAKNGFDAFHIAAKLGKLGVLKVLMEADPQLLATVDQSNTTALHTAAAQGHVEVVNLVLESNSSLATIARNNGKTALHSSARYGHTEVVKAILGKEAGIAKWQDKKGQTALHMAVKGTSTDVVDQLISADSALLSVQDTKGNTALHIATRKARLQILEALLKYTQLNKEAINKTGETALDTAEKTGNSGVVSLLQQSGVKSAKSLTPPSTAARKLKQTVSDIKHEVHDQLHHTRQTRRRVRGIAKRLGKMQSEGLNNAITSTTVVAVLIATVAFAAIFTLPGQYADNEKKVPPGLSLGEANIAPNVEFAIFLIFDSLALFISLAVVVVQTSVVVVERRAKKQMMAVINKLMWLACTFVSVAFLALCYIVVGEEERWLAVGVTVIGSSIMATTLGTLCYWVVMHRIEASNLRRSARNSRSQSWSVSVMSDSDAAAEEACNKLYAL, encoded by the exons atgGAAGAAGCTAAGGCGCAGAAGCAGATAAAGAAGCAGCTAACCGCGAAAAGGGATGATTCAGCTCTGCATTCCGCTGCGAGAGAGGGGAATCTGGAGGTGGTGGTTGAGATCATCAATGGCTGCGGCGGCGACGGGGAGGAGCTCAGTGAGCTGCTGTCGAAGCAGAACCAGTCCGGTGAGACCGCCCTCTACGCGGCGGCGGAGTGCGGCCACGTTGAGCTGGTTGAGGAGATGATCAAGTACTATGATGCCGGCTTTGCTACCTTGAAAGCCAAGAATGGTTTTGATGCGTTTCATATTGCTGCCAAATTGGGAAAATTAG GAGTGTTGAAGGTTCTGATGGAGGCGGATCCTCAACTACTGGCAACGGTGGACCAATCGAACACGACGGCGTTGCATACAGCGGCGGCTCAAGGGCACGTTGAGGTGGTGAATTTGGTGTTGGAGAGTAACAGCAGTCTTGCTACAATAGCAAGAAACAATGGGAAAACAGCACTGCATTCTTCAGCAAGATACGGCCACACCGAGGTGGTGAAGGCCATTCTAGGGAAAGAAGCCGGAATCGCAAAGTGGCAAGACAAGAAGGGGCAGACGGCCCTTCACATGGCTGTCAAGGGCACCAGCACTGATGTGGTTGATCAACTCATCTCCGCAGATTCTGCTCTCCTATCAGTGCAGGATACCAAGGGCAACACCGCATTGCACATAGCTACAAGAAAGGCTAGACTACAG ATTCTGGAGGCTCTCCTGAAATACACACAGCTAAACAAGGAAGCCATAAACAAAACAGGGGAGACGGCGTTGGACACGGCCGAGAAAACAGGGAACTCGGGCGTGGTGAGCCTCCTCCAGCAATCGGGCGTGAAGAGCGCCAAGTCCCTCACGCCGCCTAGCACCGCGGCCCGGAAGCTGAAGCAAACAGTGAGCGACATAAAGCACGAGGTCCACGACCAGCTCCACCACACCCGCCAGACGCGGAGGCGCGTGCGCGGAATCGCGAAGCGCCTCGGGAAGATGCAGTCGGAGGGACTCAACAACGCCATCACCTCCACCACTGTGGTGGCGGTGCTGATCGCGACGGTGGCATTCGCGGCCATATTCACCCTCCCGGGGCAGTACGCGGACAACGAGAAGAAGGTGCCCCCCGGGCTGTCGCTTGGGGAGGCGAACATAGCGCCGAACGTGGAGTTCGCGATATTCCTGATATTCGACTCGCTGGCGCTGTTCATATCgctggcggtggtggtggtgcagaCGTCGGTGGTTGTGGTGGAGAGGCGGGCGAAGAAGCAGATGATGGCGGTGATAAACAAGCTGATGTGGCTGGCGTGCACGTTCGTGTCGGTGGCGTTTCTGGCGCTGTGTTATATAGTAGTGGGGGAGGAGGAGAGGTGGCTGGCGGTGGGGGTGACGGTGATAGGGAGTTCGATCATGGCGACCACGCTGGGGACGCTGTGCTATTGGGTGGTGATGCATAGGATTGAGGCCTCCAACCTTAGGAGGTCGGCTAGGAATAGCCGCTCGCAGTCGTGGTCGGTCTCGGTCATGTCGGACTCCGACGCCGCCGCGGAGGAAGCTTGCAACAAGCTCTATGCTCTCTGA